A region of Clostridium acetobutylicum ATCC 824 DNA encodes the following proteins:
- a CDS encoding NlpC/P60 family protein, translated as MHKRILSTVVAFGIVASMGSTSVFAAPLQDAQSKYDASHKNVQNLEEDIQKMDNQIETIMSQRDSVDKKITQSQQNINQAQNDIAVSKENIREEKDKFADRVRALYISGSTQSYVDILLKSKSFSDMISRIDAIKQISDYDQKLVSNLKDSQGRIEAKKDKIVSEKQQLEALNKENDTKLKQLNDEKSKQNVLIAQAKADESKNAAEVKAEKDAEKAAAQARLVAAANTAASSAPAKAVAKAQAPIPRGVSHSSFAGSGNDVVSFAESFSGLPYIWGAEDPSRGFDCSGLVQYVYGHFGVSLGRTTYEQVNQGTTVTALQPGDLLFFGPASAPYHVAIYAGNNEMVEAPRTGENVRKTAVRGYSIAKRVR; from the coding sequence GTGCACAAAAGGATATTGTCGACTGTAGTCGCTTTTGGTATAGTAGCGTCTATGGGGTCTACTAGCGTTTTTGCGGCGCCGCTTCAAGATGCGCAAAGCAAGTATGATGCGTCACATAAAAATGTGCAGAATTTAGAAGAAGATATACAGAAGATGGACAACCAGATAGAAACTATAATGAGCCAAAGGGACAGTGTTGATAAGAAAATAACTCAATCACAGCAGAATATAAATCAGGCTCAGAACGACATAGCAGTTTCTAAAGAAAACATAAGAGAAGAGAAAGATAAGTTTGCAGACAGAGTTAGAGCATTATACATAAGCGGTAGCACACAAAGTTATGTTGATATACTGCTTAAATCAAAAAGTTTTAGTGATATGATATCTAGAATAGATGCTATAAAGCAAATTTCAGATTATGATCAAAAGCTTGTATCAAATTTAAAGGATTCTCAGGGTAGAATAGAAGCTAAAAAAGATAAGATTGTATCAGAAAAGCAGCAACTTGAAGCTTTAAATAAAGAAAACGATACTAAACTAAAACAATTAAATGATGAAAAATCTAAGCAAAATGTTCTTATTGCACAGGCAAAAGCTGATGAGAGCAAAAATGCTGCAGAAGTTAAAGCTGAGAAGGATGCAGAAAAGGCAGCAGCGCAGGCTAGACTTGTAGCAGCAGCAAATACAGCAGCAAGCAGTGCACCAGCCAAAGCAGTAGCTAAGGCACAAGCACCTATACCAAGGGGCGTCAGCCATTCTAGTTTTGCTGGAAGTGGTAATGATGTTGTAAGTTTTGCAGAAAGCTTTAGTGGTCTTCCATATATATGGGGAGCAGAGGATCCTAGCCGTGGCTTCGATTGTTCTGGATTAGTACAATACGTTTATGGACATTTTGGAGTTAGTCTTGGTAGAACAACTTATGAACAGGTAAACCAAGGTACTACAGTTACAGCTCTTCAACCAGGAGATTTATTGTTCTTTGGACCTGCATCAGCACCATATCATGTTGCAATTTATGCAGGAAATAATGAAATGGTTGAAGCTCCGCGTACAGGAGAAAATGTAAGAAAAACTGCTGTTAGAGGCTATAGTATAGCTAAAAGAGTAAGATAG
- a CDS encoding NlpC/P60 family protein — translation MHRKFLTALIALGITVSCSGNIVFASPLQDQYNQSQQQYQNALKSVQDIENKIEALDNQIGELNNSINDTDKRINESKQNMAITQGKIDQAKQNITNQQEIYGERLRAMYVNGTTAQYIGVILESQSFSDLISRLDAVKDVINYDKGIINNFKTQKQEVENQQKILADQNSKLVALQNENHKKLDDLNNKKNTQNSLIVAAKDEEAKHTNEMQQIQKAMDDEKKKIEALNVSTNIQLKPVSKTTSQNTTIQSSSTNGLAVVKYAETFLNTPYVWGGNKPGGFDCSGLVQYVYAHFGINLPRTTYEQVNQGNPVTGNNLQPGDLLFFEPGSNGPEHVGIYVGDGNFIEAPHTGANVRFSPLRSYCAARRIVN, via the coding sequence ATGCACAGAAAGTTTTTAACTGCGCTTATAGCTTTGGGTATCACGGTATCTTGCAGCGGTAATATTGTGTTTGCAAGCCCACTTCAAGATCAATATAACCAAAGCCAGCAGCAATATCAAAATGCGCTGAAAAGTGTACAGGATATAGAAAACAAAATAGAGGCATTGGATAACCAAATAGGAGAATTAAACAACAGCATAAATGATACTGACAAAAGAATAAATGAGAGTAAACAAAATATGGCGATAACACAAGGAAAAATAGATCAAGCAAAACAAAATATAACGAATCAGCAGGAGATATATGGTGAAAGATTACGTGCTATGTATGTGAATGGAACAACAGCGCAATACATAGGAGTAATTTTAGAAAGTCAAAGTTTTAGTGATTTAATTTCGAGGTTAGATGCAGTAAAAGATGTAATAAATTATGATAAGGGAATAATCAATAATTTTAAAACTCAAAAGCAGGAAGTAGAGAATCAGCAGAAGATTTTAGCTGATCAAAATAGTAAGCTTGTGGCGCTTCAAAATGAAAACCATAAGAAATTAGATGATTTAAATAATAAAAAGAATACCCAAAATAGCCTTATAGTAGCAGCAAAGGATGAAGAAGCAAAGCATACCAATGAGATGCAGCAAATACAAAAGGCTATGGATGATGAGAAGAAAAAAATAGAGGCACTTAATGTCTCTACTAATATACAGTTAAAACCAGTATCAAAAACTACTAGTCAGAATACTACAATACAGAGTTCAAGTACAAATGGACTTGCCGTGGTTAAATATGCAGAAACGTTTTTAAATACTCCTTATGTATGGGGAGGAAACAAGCCTGGTGGTTTTGATTGCTCAGGACTTGTGCAGTATGTATATGCTCATTTTGGAATTAATCTTCCTAGAACTACTTATGAGCAAGTTAATCAAGGAAATCCTGTTACAGGAAATAACTTGCAGCCAGGAGATTTACTTTTCTTTGAACCAGGAAGTAATGGTCCAGAGCATGTTGGAATTTATGTAGGAGATGGTAACTTTATAGAAGCACCTCATACTGGTGCAAATGTTAGATTTTCTCCTTTGAGAAGTTACTGTGCTGCAAGAAGAATAGTAAACTAA
- a CDS encoding AbrB/MazE/SpoVT family DNA-binding domain-containing protein: MKSTGVVRRVDELGRIVIPIELRRTLNIAEKDALEIYVDGEQIILKKYEPACIFCGDASDVINYRGKNICKHCLEELKEGR, encoded by the coding sequence ATGAAATCAACAGGTGTAGTTAGAAGAGTAGATGAATTAGGTAGAATTGTAATACCTATAGAGTTAAGAAGAACTTTAAATATAGCAGAAAAAGACGCTTTAGAAATTTATGTAGATGGTGAGCAAATCATTTTAAAGAAATATGAACCTGCATGTATATTCTGCGGAGATGCAAGCGATGTTATCAACTATAGAGGAAAAAACATATGTAAGCATTGTCTTGAAGAATTAAAAGAAGGTAGATAA
- a CDS encoding HD domain-containing protein, with translation MNDIIKLIKSIIIEMDMEAYIVGGYIRDKLMNPKNSASDLDIAFQGDFEKILDELRKRKIKVSSIKKDSSVYRITVNGYCADISKIKGKNINEDLSKRDFTVNAIALDIKNNKIVDPFDGRVHIKRRILQVIDEKSFEDDAVRILRGIRFYIKYGMHFNGYTEEYIRKHSKNIMKFPRDRVLDEIIHIIHEDENGVFFEVMDQYMILKNILPYMEELKTVGKCKHHLVDAFTHMNTAYHVFKDMKKKYLKVKNINIEEFNKDIGVYNELDYLAFAIFTHDIGKYVSYKKEGQKISFKGHDEKGLEIIEKVCDELKFPNDGKKIVCSVVKNHMYPLMLFKLKEDERKQEEYEFFNKFDQYVPHIIVASFCDVYATTIYIDENNEKDRFTSFISELVVKYREFINLKKIKYIDGNDLIDMGFRGNDIGNILNELNKMLYIEGSKTKKEQQDFVLRMKDKL, from the coding sequence GTGAATGATATTATAAAGCTAATAAAGAGCATAATTATTGAAATGGATATGGAAGCTTACATAGTTGGTGGATATATAAGAGATAAACTTATGAATCCTAAAAACTCTGCTTCAGATTTAGATATTGCTTTTCAGGGAGATTTTGAAAAAATTTTAGATGAGCTCAGAAAGAGAAAAATTAAGGTTAGTTCTATAAAAAAAGACTCAAGTGTGTATAGAATTACCGTTAATGGTTATTGTGCAGATATATCAAAGATAAAAGGAAAAAATATAAATGAGGATTTATCTAAAAGAGATTTTACGGTAAATGCTATAGCGTTAGATATAAAGAACAATAAAATAGTAGATCCATTTGATGGAAGAGTACATATTAAAAGAAGAATACTGCAGGTTATAGATGAAAAGAGCTTTGAAGATGATGCTGTTAGGATACTTAGAGGGATAAGATTTTATATAAAATATGGTATGCACTTCAATGGCTATACTGAAGAGTATATTAGAAAGCATTCAAAGAATATAATGAAATTTCCTAGAGATAGAGTTCTAGATGAAATTATTCACATTATACATGAGGATGAAAATGGAGTATTTTTTGAAGTCATGGATCAGTATATGATTTTGAAGAATATACTGCCTTATATGGAAGAGCTAAAAACAGTAGGAAAGTGTAAACATCATCTTGTTGATGCATTTACCCATATGAATACTGCCTATCACGTATTTAAGGACATGAAGAAAAAATATTTAAAAGTTAAGAATATTAACATTGAAGAGTTTAATAAAGATATAGGAGTATATAATGAATTGGATTATCTAGCCTTTGCTATTTTTACTCATGATATAGGCAAATATGTGAGCTATAAAAAGGAAGGACAAAAAATAAGCTTTAAAGGACATGACGAAAAAGGTCTTGAAATTATTGAAAAAGTATGTGATGAATTGAAGTTTCCTAATGATGGAAAGAAAATAGTATGTTCTGTTGTTAAAAACCACATGTATCCACTTATGCTTTTTAAATTAAAGGAAGATGAGCGAAAACAAGAAGAGTATGAGTTCTTTAATAAGTTTGATCAATATGTTCCTCATATTATAGTTGCTTCCTTTTGTGATGTGTATGCTACAACAATTTACATTGATGAGAATAATGAAAAGGATAGGTTTACAAGTTTTATTTCAGAGTTAGTAGTTAAATACAGAGAATTCATAAATCTAAAGAAAATTAAGTATATAGATGGAAATGATTTAATAGACATGGGGTTTAGAGGCAATGACATAGGAAATATACTCAATGAACTTAATAAGATGCTTTATATTGAGGGAAGTAAGACTAAGAAAGAGCAGCAGGATTTTGTTTTAAGGATGAAAGATAAGCTTTAG
- a CDS encoding PspA/IM30 family protein — translation MGIFKRVSNMVKAKVNNTLDEMENPIELLDQKIRDMEESLNKAKISSAQILGNAHEIEKKLQKARLESEDYDSKVKLAVKNGNDDLAKRALERKLDADKRCESLQKSYEDASQKSKVIKDKLRTLEEEIEKTRAYRDEAAARFNNAEATKKVNEVLSNVDTGSNSINLDDIERKIERKEAMAEGLGDLRNEDSLEKEFEKLNETNLDDELAKYKNNIK, via the coding sequence ATGGGAATATTTAAAAGAGTATCTAATATGGTAAAGGCAAAGGTAAATAATACTTTAGATGAAATGGAAAATCCTATAGAATTACTTGATCAAAAAATAAGAGATATGGAGGAAAGCCTTAATAAAGCAAAAATTTCTTCAGCACAAATACTTGGTAATGCACATGAAATAGAGAAAAAACTTCAAAAAGCAAGATTAGAATCAGAAGACTATGACTCTAAAGTAAAGCTTGCTGTAAAGAATGGAAACGATGATTTAGCTAAGAGAGCTTTAGAAAGAAAATTAGATGCAGACAAACGCTGTGAATCTCTTCAAAAGAGCTACGAAGATGCTTCGCAAAAATCTAAAGTTATAAAAGATAAGCTAAGAACTTTAGAAGAAGAAATAGAAAAAACAAGAGCTTATAGAGACGAAGCTGCTGCAAGATTTAACAATGCTGAAGCTACCAAAAAGGTAAATGAAGTTTTATCCAATGTAGATACTGGCTCAAATAGCATAAATCTTGATGACATAGAAAGAAAAATCGAAAGAAAAGAAGCTATGGCTGAAGGACTTGGTGACTTAAGAAATGAAGATTCTCTTGAAAAGGAATTTGAAAAATTAAATGAAACAAATCTTGATGATGAACTTGCAAAATACAAAAACAATATTAAATAA
- a CDS encoding DUF1836 domain-containing protein, with translation MEEEFSVSSMKKIVEEMSANSIISYDELPQLDLFLSQVIDFLNDKFESEKYTNNIVQNYIKGGVISKPEDGRKKGYTKDHIAQLLLLSYMRPVLNTEEIKKVFRLAFNEINDRDDDIISWKQAYKVFSDVQEEYFNNIFTEQYFNTDKLKNIVKEFNLDKKDEDRIFMFIVVMSLVAQASVIKNIAKKIVDEYKGDE, from the coding sequence ATGGAAGAGGAGTTTAGTGTAAGCTCTATGAAAAAAATAGTAGAAGAGATGTCAGCGAATAGTATAATATCCTATGATGAATTGCCACAATTAGATTTGTTTTTATCGCAGGTTATAGATTTTTTAAATGATAAATTTGAAAGTGAAAAATATACAAATAACATAGTTCAGAATTATATAAAGGGCGGTGTTATATCCAAACCTGAAGATGGTAGGAAAAAAGGATATACAAAGGATCATATAGCTCAGCTATTATTACTAAGTTATATGAGACCGGTTTTGAACACAGAGGAAATAAAGAAGGTTTTTAGATTAGCCTTCAATGAAATAAATGACAGAGATGATGATATAATATCGTGGAAACAAGCTTATAAAGTGTTTTCTGATGTACAGGAAGAATATTTTAATAATATATTTACAGAACAATATTTTAATACTGATAAACTGAAGAACATAGTAAAAGAATTTAATTTGGATAAAAAAGATGAAGACAGAATATTTATGTTTATTGTAGTAATGAGTTTGGTTGCTCAGGCCAGTGTTATAAAAAACATAGCTAAGAAAATAGTGGATGAATATAAAGGTGATGAGTAG
- a CDS encoding GNAT family N-acetyltransferase — protein sequence MEEALKLVKPSINLKDKFQSMAIQYKTYGEREYFEMYKKSLEDFEGYLIEIENQDKGINLKEGFVPCATYWMVNSDENILGVIRIRKKLSTEILKKVLGNIGYDIAPLERNKGYGKHILKLGLKKAKELNVNPVLVTCDFKNIPSKKIIEYNGGVFDNEVFDEWKNSMVRRYWFYNE from the coding sequence GTGGAAGAGGCTTTGAAACTTGTAAAGCCATCAATAAATCTTAAGGACAAATTTCAGAGTATGGCCATTCAATATAAAACGTATGGTGAAAGAGAATATTTTGAAATGTACAAAAAATCATTAGAGGATTTTGAAGGCTATTTAATTGAAATAGAAAATCAAGATAAAGGTATAAACTTAAAAGAGGGCTTTGTTCCTTGTGCTACATATTGGATGGTTAATAGTGATGAAAATATCTTAGGAGTAATAAGAATAAGAAAGAAGCTCTCTACTGAAATTTTAAAAAAGGTTTTAGGAAATATAGGCTATGACATAGCTCCACTTGAAAGAAATAAGGGATATGGAAAACATATTTTAAAATTAGGACTAAAAAAGGCTAAGGAGCTTAATGTTAATCCAGTATTGGTGACTTGTGATTTTAAAAATATTCCTTCTAAAAAAATTATTGAATACAATGGTGGTGTTTTCGATAATGAGGTGTTTGATGAATGGAAAAATAGTATGGTTAGAAGATATTGGTTCTACAATGAATAA
- the argF gene encoding ornithine carbamoyltransferase: protein MGYLKNRNFLSLMDFTPQDINYMLDLAKKLKEDKRNGLEEQYLKKKNIALIFEKDSTRTRCSFEVAAHDQGAHAVYIGSTGSQISKKESIKDTARVLGRMFDAIEYRGYGQEVVEILAEHSNVPVWNGLTDEEHPTQVIANFMTLKEKFNKPLNEIKFVYCGDARNNVSNALMIGAAKMGMDFRIAAPKSLFPSSELVKKCMDIAELTGGKITLSDEVDEAVFGADVLYTDVWVSMGEDREVWKERLKMLKPYQINMEMISKTKNPNVKFMHCLPAFHDFSTDAAKEIYDEFNEIPFEVTDEVFESDYSLAFDEAENRLHSIKAIMVATLGDI, encoded by the coding sequence ATGGGATATTTAAAAAATAGAAACTTTTTGTCATTAATGGATTTCACGCCTCAAGATATAAATTATATGCTGGATTTAGCAAAGAAGTTAAAGGAAGATAAAAGAAACGGATTAGAGGAGCAGTATTTAAAAAAGAAGAACATAGCCTTAATATTCGAAAAAGATTCTACTAGAACAAGATGTTCCTTTGAGGTTGCGGCACATGATCAGGGAGCACATGCTGTTTATATAGGTTCTACAGGTAGTCAAATAAGTAAAAAGGAATCTATAAAGGACACAGCAAGAGTGCTTGGTAGAATGTTTGATGCAATTGAGTACAGAGGTTATGGCCAAGAAGTAGTTGAAATACTAGCAGAACATTCTAATGTTCCAGTGTGGAACGGACTTACAGATGAAGAGCACCCTACTCAGGTTATTGCAAATTTTATGACATTAAAGGAAAAGTTCAATAAACCACTAAATGAAATAAAATTTGTGTATTGTGGAGATGCAAGAAATAATGTTTCTAATGCACTTATGATAGGAGCAGCAAAAATGGGAATGGATTTTAGAATTGCGGCACCTAAAAGTTTATTTCCAAGCAGTGAACTTGTTAAGAAATGTATGGATATAGCAGAATTAACGGGTGGAAAGATAACTCTAAGCGATGAAGTAGATGAGGCAGTATTTGGTGCTGATGTACTTTATACAGATGTATGGGTTTCTATGGGGGAAGATAGAGAAGTATGGAAAGAGAGACTTAAAATGCTTAAACCATATCAGATAAATATGGAGATGATAAGTAAAACTAAGAATCCTAACGTGAAATTTATGCACTGTCTTCCTGCGTTTCATGACTTTAGCACAGATGCAGCTAAAGAAATTTACGATGAATTTAATGAAATTCCATTTGAAGTTACTGATGAGGTATTTGAAAGTGATTACTCACTAGCTTTTGATGAAGCGGAAAATAGGCTTCATTCAATAAAAGCTATTATGGTTGCAACATTAGGTGATATATAG
- a CDS encoding sensor histidine kinase: MSIKTKLVFSNIAMCLIPLILCLITLFGLNNLYSRKLKSYYEVEDMKKKPLLNPYIELKSINIRPFKELQSESEAIPDNFEDKKVLKTINEALLKKNTYIIVEKSGNVVFNGSKKNNKDIISKLDDLNYSRNADRPEPPRTESISDDSETLIRQFTFIFSDGSSGNVFLVADTSKLSQLATEFIISIIIAIIAIISLTGGFITFLVSRSILIPLNQLKIGTEKIKHGNLDFKVRAESSDEIGELCDAFDSMRKKLKESVELQAQYENNRKELISNISHDLKTPITSIKGYIEGIRDGVADTPEKMEKYVNTIYNKTQSMNYLIEELLTYSKLDLKKLPFYFIDMDFVSYMNDLMEEFKFDVEKNNMEFSYDNHIKGKANVRIDVQNINRVISNIISNSIKYMDKEHGKISVEVDSNNEEVLVGIKDNGMGISEEALPYVFDRFYREDFSRNTSKGGSGLGLAICKKIIEEHGGSIWAKSQKGHGTEIWFSIKLKNRIN; encoded by the coding sequence TTGTCAATAAAAACTAAGTTGGTCTTTTCTAATATTGCAATGTGTCTAATTCCACTAATATTATGTTTGATTACTTTATTTGGATTGAATAATTTGTATAGTAGAAAATTAAAATCCTACTATGAGGTAGAAGATATGAAAAAGAAACCATTATTGAATCCATATATAGAATTAAAGTCTATAAATATAAGACCATTTAAGGAGCTTCAAAGTGAATCCGAAGCTATTCCAGATAATTTTGAGGATAAGAAGGTTCTAAAAACCATCAATGAAGCGCTTTTAAAAAAGAATACATATATAATAGTGGAGAAAAGTGGAAATGTTGTTTTCAATGGAAGTAAGAAGAACAACAAAGATATAATTAGTAAGCTCGATGATTTAAATTATAGTCGCAATGCAGATAGACCAGAGCCACCTAGAACTGAAAGCATTTCAGATGACAGTGAAACCTTAATAAGACAATTCACATTTATATTTTCCGATGGAAGCTCGGGTAATGTTTTTCTTGTAGCAGATACCAGTAAATTATCACAGTTAGCAACGGAATTTATAATTTCTATAATAATAGCAATAATAGCAATAATATCACTTACTGGAGGTTTTATAACATTCTTAGTTTCAAGATCAATACTTATACCACTAAATCAGCTTAAAATTGGTACAGAAAAAATCAAACATGGAAACTTAGATTTTAAGGTTAGGGCTGAATCCAGTGATGAAATAGGTGAATTATGCGATGCATTTGATAGCATGAGAAAAAAACTTAAGGAATCTGTAGAGCTTCAGGCTCAATATGAAAATAATAGAAAAGAATTAATATCTAATATATCACATGATCTTAAAACACCAATAACTTCGATAAAGGGATATATTGAAGGAATAAGGGATGGAGTAGCTGATACGCCAGAAAAAATGGAGAAATACGTAAATACTATATACAATAAAACTCAAAGCATGAACTACTTAATAGAAGAATTGTTGACTTATTCTAAATTAGATTTGAAGAAGCTTCCTTTCTATTTCATAGATATGGATTTTGTTAGCTATATGAATGATTTAATGGAGGAATTCAAATTTGATGTAGAAAAAAACAATATGGAATTTTCTTATGATAATCACATAAAGGGTAAGGCTAATGTTAGAATTGATGTTCAAAATATAAACAGAGTTATATCTAATATAATTTCTAACTCTATTAAATACATGGATAAGGAACATGGAAAAATAAGTGTTGAAGTAGATTCTAACAATGAGGAAGTGTTAGTTGGAATTAAAGATAATGGAATGGGTATATCAGAAGAAGCTCTTCCATATGTATTTGATAGATTTTATAGAGAAGATTTTTCTAGAAATACCTCAAAAGGTGGAAGTGGGTTAGGTTTAGCTATATGTAAAAAGATAATAGAGGAACATGGTGGTAGTATATGGGCAAAAAGCCAAAAGGGTCACGGAACGGAGATATGGTTTTCAATAAAACTAAAAAATAGAATAAATTAA
- a CDS encoding efflux RND transporter periplasmic adaptor subunit translates to MNKKIINIIIGVLAVCVISGGGYYFYSKSASAKKLSTSRYYAQTAKKSNIDVTVSGTGTVAAAQTKDVVANNAGTIENLDVNVGDTVTSGQVIGKVQSDTIDQQVSKSSLTVQQQQLNVNNAKTDDDKQKQQLILESNENDLTSAEEQQSKMTLTAPIGGLVVAKNNNSGDTAQQGKALITIADTSSLKINLSIDELDISKVQVGQKADIKFEAISGKTYSGTVQAISQLGATTNNVTTYSVVLNVDNADAAIKLGMSANVDIKVASKQDALVIPVEALIERNGKKYVRVQSSSSGTSSQRGYSKSSSSSGNAYNRSGFSGTTNVGSLVEVQTGLENENYVEITSGIKEGQKVMIQLPQTTSTNSQNNRSGFGGMGGFGSIGGRSNNKSSAK, encoded by the coding sequence ATGAATAAGAAAATTATTAATATAATTATTGGTGTCTTGGCAGTTTGCGTTATAAGTGGAGGCGGATACTATTTCTACAGTAAATCAGCTAGTGCTAAAAAGTTGTCTACTAGTAGATACTATGCACAAACTGCTAAGAAAAGCAATATTGACGTTACAGTATCAGGAACGGGAACAGTAGCAGCGGCACAGACAAAGGATGTAGTAGCAAATAATGCAGGGACTATAGAAAATTTAGATGTAAATGTAGGAGATACTGTTACATCAGGTCAAGTAATTGGAAAAGTTCAAAGCGATACAATAGATCAACAAGTAAGTAAATCAAGTTTAACGGTTCAGCAGCAGCAGCTTAATGTAAATAATGCAAAAACTGATGATGATAAGCAGAAACAACAATTGATACTTGAATCTAATGAAAATGATCTCACAAGCGCAGAAGAACAACAAAGTAAAATGACTTTAACAGCACCAATAGGTGGACTAGTTGTAGCAAAAAATAATAATAGTGGAGATACTGCTCAGCAGGGAAAGGCGCTTATTACAATAGCAGATACAAGTTCTTTGAAGATAAATCTATCTATAGATGAACTTGATATATCTAAAGTACAAGTTGGCCAAAAAGCAGATATAAAGTTTGAAGCTATAAGTGGTAAAACATATTCAGGAACTGTACAGGCTATATCTCAGCTTGGAGCTACTACGAATAATGTAACAACTTATTCTGTAGTTTTAAATGTAGATAATGCTGATGCTGCTATAAAACTAGGTATGAGTGCTAACGTTGATATAAAAGTTGCTTCAAAACAAGATGCATTGGTTATTCCAGTCGAAGCGCTTATTGAGAGAAATGGTAAGAAGTATGTAAGAGTTCAAAGTAGCAGTTCAGGCACAAGTAGTCAAAGAGGCTATAGTAAATCCAGTTCAAGTTCAGGAAATGCATACAATAGATCAGGATTTTCAGGAACAACTAATGTTGGAAGTCTAGTTGAGGTTCAAACAGGACTTGAAAATGAAAACTACGTTGAAATAACTTCAGGTATAAAAGAAGGGCAAAAGGTTATGATTCAACTTCCCCAAACTACAAGCACTAATTCACAAAATAATAGAAGTGGCTTTGGAGGTATGGGAGGTTTTGGTTCAATAGGGGGCCGAAGTAACAATAAATCGTCTGCAAAATAA
- a CDS encoding ABC transporter ATP-binding protein, with protein MPLSIQIKNLGKTYKMGRNEYIALSNINLEISKGEFVSIVGPSGAGKSTLMNIIGCLDNATEGEYLLDGVSTNCNDNKLAEIRNKKIGFIFQNYNLLPKLSVRENVELPLVYQGLNSNEIKYRAHEVIKKVGLEEHLNHKPSELSGGQKQRVAIARALASKPEIILADEPTGALDSKTGKEVIEMIKEINEDGNTVVLITHDMQIAKEAKRIVTVKDGKIISDKYNTK; from the coding sequence ATGCCTTTATCAATTCAAATAAAAAATTTAGGTAAGACTTATAAAATGGGAAGAAATGAGTATATAGCCTTGAGTAACATTAACTTAGAAATTTCAAAGGGTGAATTTGTATCCATTGTAGGTCCATCAGGAGCAGGAAAGTCAACGCTTATGAATATTATAGGATGTCTTGATAATGCAACAGAAGGAGAATACTTATTAGATGGTGTTAGCACAAATTGTAATGATAATAAGTTGGCAGAAATAAGGAATAAAAAAATAGGTTTTATATTTCAAAATTATAATTTGCTGCCTAAACTAAGTGTTAGAGAAAATGTAGAACTTCCCCTTGTATATCAAGGATTAAATTCAAATGAAATAAAATATAGAGCTCACGAAGTTATAAAAAAGGTTGGACTTGAAGAACACCTAAATCATAAACCGTCAGAATTATCGGGAGGACAAAAGCAGAGAGTTGCAATTGCTAGAGCGTTAGCTTCTAAACCTGAAATAATATTGGCGGATGAACCTACTGGGGCATTAGATAGTAAAACGGGAAAAGAAGTTATAGAAATGATTAAAGAAATTAATGAAGATGGAAATACGGTTGTTTTAATAACTCATGATATGCAAATAGCAAAAGAAGCCAAGAGAATAGTTACAGTTAAGGATGGAAAAATAATTTCGGATAAATATAATACCAAGTAA